The sequence below is a genomic window from Dyadobacter chenwenxiniae.
GCCGAATGTGACGGAAAAGGCAGCGCTCGCCGCGCCGATCCAGGTCAAAATGCCGACTGCGTCACGCAAACCCGTTGATTTGCGTTTCCAGTCTATCAGTTCAAGGATCAGGGCAACTAATAAAAGTCCTATGGGAAAATGGACCATCATAGGATGTAAACGTCCTAAAAATTGCCAAAGCCAGAAAGTTTCGGTTGCTTCAAGTAACACAATGCAGCGGGTTAGTGGTTTAGGAACTCGGCTTAAAGTCAGCCTGTAACATTACAATACTAGAACGAATATGCTTGTGGACTATCCTGTTCTGTCTTGTTATTTTATTTAAATACCGTGACTTTTTAGAAGGTTTCCAATAATGAATTACTGGGAAGTCTATTTTATAACGAAATATTTATTGGTTTCCTTGTAAAATTAATAAGGAGAAACGGCCGTCTTCCAGCGCCTCTCCTTATTGTGATCCAATTCAAATCAATTCGAACACTTAATATCCCGGGTTTTGGGTCAGTTTGGCATTAATAAGGATCTGCGGCGCGGGGATTGGCAACAGATATTCGTTCTCGGTAAACACGTAATCCGTTGAGTTAAAGGGAACATTGCCCCGGTCGATGGTTGGCTTCGCCCTTTCAGCCGCTCCGTGTGCATTCATGAATGCAGCCCATTCCGCCGGAGTTTTGGTCCTTTTCAGATCGAACCAGCGATGATTTTCAAATGCCAGTTCTACTCTTCGTTCTTTCAGCACGGCTGTCCGGAAAACTGCTTTGCCGGTCGCTTTGGTTGCTGCCAACCCTGCGCGCTTTCTAACCTGGTTCAGATAGTCGGCTGCTTCGGCTGTGGGGCCGCTTTGCTCATTTATAGCTTCCGCCAACATTAGCAAAACATCTGAGTAGCGCAAAACAGGCCAGTTTGTGTTGGTCCTGCCTATAATCGTATGCGGATAATTGTATTTGGTAACATGCGGGACCGGATAAACCTTGCCATCCAGTGTAAAGCTTGTTTTGAGCGAAAGGTCTTTCCTTAGATCACCCGTCTCGTAAGCTGCGATCATGTCATTGGTGGGCGAATTTCTGCCCCCGTTTCCGCCCGCGGCAAAGCCTGTCACCGCACCTTTGGAAACCCTTGGCGCAAACACATACTGAAAACTGCTTTGCTCGCCCAGGTCATTGTCTCCCTGATATTGTATTTCAAATATCGATTCGGGGCCATTTTTCTTGGCTGGTGCCGGATCGAAATTGTCTGCATAGTTTGTATTCAACGCATAGCCGAGCGTCGTCACTTCTTTTAGCGTGGTGACGGCATCTGCATATTTTTTTGTAGTTAAATATGTTTTGCCAAGCAGTGACAATGCTGCCCCTTTTGTGGCCCGACCCTTATCACCTGCCGCTGCATATTTTGCAGGAAGCAAGGCAATGGCTTCTTTCAGGTCTTTTTCGATTTGTGCCCAAACCTCCGTTTGCGGTGATCTTACCAAATCGAAAGTAGGCTCAGGGACCGTAAATGTGCTGGTGACGATCACCACGTCACCAAAATACTGCACCAAATTGAAGTATAAATAGGCTCGTAAAAACTTCAACTGGCCTTCAATCTCCTTTTTGGGCCCATCCGCAATCTCCGCATCCGGCAGTTTTTCGAGTGTGAGGTTTGCATTATAGAGCGTTGCGTAATAAATGTTCCAAACTGCATTGATTTCACCGTTTCCCGAGTTAACAGTTGAAAATTCAAATGCTTCCCAGCCGCCCGCGCCACCACGGTCAGAAGGGTTCAGGTCGATGGTTGTGTTGTCCGTCTGGAATTCACCGAACAAATACCCGAGCGTTGTAATGGTTTGCACCTGTCCGTAAACACCATTCAGCGCCTGTTTGGCCTGTGCTTCGTTTTTATAAAACAAATCCACATTCACCTTTGTCGGGTCCGTCTGGTTCAGGAAATCTTCGCCGCAGGAGGATATGAGCAGCGGGAGCAGGACTAAACCTATTGCTGTAATTTTTTTCGTTTTCATCAGATTTAGAAATTAAGTTTTAGACCGGCGGAGAATGTTCTTGGTACAGGATATGACTCATCGTCGTTATTGAGCTCTGTACCGCCTCTAACGCCAGCGTCCGGGTTGTTTCCAGGATATTTGGTCACAAGAAGCAAGTTGGCCGCATTCACGAATATCCGTGCATCCGATAGAATGCCTTTCACATTAGGAAGCGTATAGCCGATTGTTATGTTTTTGATCCACATGTGGGTGCCGTCATATACATAACGCTCGCTGCTCTCGCGTGACCATTTGAAATAATCCGTTCCTCCCTGCGAATTCTTGCCATTGGGATTTGAGCCCGGATTTTCAGGCGATCTCCATCTGTCTTTTGCTTTTTCCAGAACATTGAACACACCATCCATATTCATGGTAGAGGCTTCGATATTCCGGTAAATGTCATATTTGTAGGCCCCCATCAGCAAAACACTCACATCAAATCGCTTGTAATCGGCCCCTACCGTCCAGGCCCAGTTGAATTTCGGGTTTGGGTT
It includes:
- a CDS encoding RagB/SusD family nutrient uptake outer membrane protein — translated: MKTKKITAIGLVLLPLLISSCGEDFLNQTDPTKVNVDLFYKNEAQAKQALNGVYGQVQTITTLGYLFGEFQTDNTTIDLNPSDRGGAGGWEAFEFSTVNSGNGEINAVWNIYYATLYNANLTLEKLPDAEIADGPKKEIEGQLKFLRAYLYFNLVQYFGDVVIVTSTFTVPEPTFDLVRSPQTEVWAQIEKDLKEAIALLPAKYAAAGDKGRATKGAALSLLGKTYLTTKKYADAVTTLKEVTTLGYALNTNYADNFDPAPAKKNGPESIFEIQYQGDNDLGEQSSFQYVFAPRVSKGAVTGFAAGGNGGRNSPTNDMIAAYETGDLRKDLSLKTSFTLDGKVYPVPHVTKYNYPHTIIGRTNTNWPVLRYSDVLLMLAEAINEQSGPTAEAADYLNQVRKRAGLAATKATGKAVFRTAVLKERRVELAFENHRWFDLKRTKTPAEWAAFMNAHGAAERAKPTIDRGNVPFNSTDYVFTENEYLLPIPAPQILINAKLTQNPGY